A window from Vanessa cardui chromosome 21, ilVanCard2.1, whole genome shotgun sequence encodes these proteins:
- the LOC124538947 gene encoding tRNA pseudouridine synthase A isoform X2 produces MNAMEPLEEKIDDSIVQSKNHTRYKRRFLKRQWETTKKETEPGESEEKKVCDKPFERIKRKKMAVLLGYCGVNYYGMQRNPGVPTIEEDLLKALYDAKYITEEDFNNQQNAQFQRSSRTDKGVSAARQVVSLKLPLEVNIEEINNRLPQCIKVFGIKRATNKFNSKSKCNARTYSYTLPTYVFEPSLTTEQERKRYRITAEKMTKVNEILGVYKGTKSYHNFTEKKHYQDPSSLRYMMSFALERVFIESEVEFAELLVKGQSFMLHQIRKMVGLMIAVVRGQTDMGMMDKAFGKDKVMIPTAPGLGLMLDKVHYERYDAKFKDSHESLSWDAEEEAVERFKREQIFPNIVKGEIEDNSMGLWLEKIKGHSFEPSDDIPEDKNVVNGDDDDDDCDDIESDDLKNNKVELPVPSETISKTENIDNRDDERTVTISSEEKIEETEDIRKNDANNIVDNEIKSSDSVVR; encoded by the exons ATGAACGCAATGGAACCGTTAGAAGAGAAAATCGACGATTCGATAGTACAAAGCAAAAATCATACGCGCTACAAACGTCGGTTTTTAAAACGGCAATGGGAAACCACCAAGAAGGAAACAGAACCAGGCGAAAGCGAAGAAAAGAAGGTATGTGACAAGCCATTTGAGAGGATCAAGAGGAAGAAAATGGCTGTACTGTTAGGTTATTGTGGTGTTAACTACTATGGTATGCAAAG AAATCCAGGTGTGCCAACCATTGAGGAGGATCTACTAAAGGCTCTATATGATGCAAAGTACATCACAGAGGAAGATTTCAATAATCAGCAAAATGCACAGTTCCAAAGAAGTTCTCGTACAGACAAAGGAGTTTCTGCGGCAAGACAGGTGGTTTCACTTAAGCTAC ctttagaagtgaatattgaAGAAATAAACAATAGATTACCTCAGTGTATAAAAGTGTTTGGAATCAAACGTGCCACAAATAAATTCAACTCCAAATCAAAGTGCAATGCAAGGACATATAGCTATACTCTACCCACGTATGTCTTTGAACCAAGTTTGACTACTGAGCAAGAGAGAAAGAGGTACCGGATTACAGCAGAGAAAATGACGAAAGTTAATGAGATTCTGGGAGTCTATAAAGGAACGAAAAGTTATCACAATTTCACTGAGAAAAA ACATTATCAAGATCCATCATCCTTAAGATATATGATGAGTTTTGCGTTAGAGAGAGTATTCATTGAGTCTGAAGTTGAATTTGCAGAGTTACTAGTAAAG ggTCAGAGCTTCATGTTACATCAGATAAGGAAGATGGTGGGTCTCATGATAGCCGTTGTTAGAGGACAGACAGACATGGGTATGATGGATAAGGCATTTGGCAAGGATAAAGTGATGATACCAACTGCACCTGGCCTAGGACTCATGCTTGATAag gtgCACTATGAAAGATATGATGCTAAATTCAAAGATAGCCATGAAAGTCTATCCTGGGACGCAGAGGAGGAAGCCGTAGAAAGATTTAAGAGAGAGCAAATTTTTCCAAACATTGTAAAAGGTGAAATAGAAGATAATTCAATGGGGTTGTGGCTTGAAAAGATAAAGGGGCATTCTTTCGAGCCTAGTGATGATATTCCAGAAGATAAGAATGTAGTaaatggtgatgatgatgatgatgattgtgaTGATATAGAGAGTGATGATCTTAAGAATAACAAAGTAGAACTTCCAGTTCCGAGTGAAACTATAAGCAAAACAGAAAATATTGACAACAGAGATGATGAAAGAACTGTTACTATTTCAAGTGAAGAGAAAATTGAAGAAACAGAAGATATTCGTAAAAATGATGCAAATAATATTGTTGATAATGAAATCAAATCCAGTGATAGTGTTGTTCGAtag
- the LOC124538947 gene encoding tRNA pseudouridine synthase A isoform X1, producing MSVRLLQLFVSSLRQNLPRPSNIVRSGVQIRFITEMNAMEPLEEKIDDSIVQSKNHTRYKRRFLKRQWETTKKETEPGESEEKKVCDKPFERIKRKKMAVLLGYCGVNYYGMQRNPGVPTIEEDLLKALYDAKYITEEDFNNQQNAQFQRSSRTDKGVSAARQVVSLKLPLEVNIEEINNRLPQCIKVFGIKRATNKFNSKSKCNARTYSYTLPTYVFEPSLTTEQERKRYRITAEKMTKVNEILGVYKGTKSYHNFTEKKHYQDPSSLRYMMSFALERVFIESEVEFAELLVKGQSFMLHQIRKMVGLMIAVVRGQTDMGMMDKAFGKDKVMIPTAPGLGLMLDKVHYERYDAKFKDSHESLSWDAEEEAVERFKREQIFPNIVKGEIEDNSMGLWLEKIKGHSFEPSDDIPEDKNVVNGDDDDDDCDDIESDDLKNNKVELPVPSETISKTENIDNRDDERTVTISSEEKIEETEDIRKNDANNIVDNEIKSSDSVVR from the exons ATGTCCGTTCGTTTACTTCAATTATTTGTTAGTTCTTTGAGACAGAATCTACCAAGGCCCTCAAATATAGTAAGATCAG GGGTACAAATAAGATTTATAACAGAAATGAACGCAATGGAACCGTTAGAAGAGAAAATCGACGATTCGATAGTACAAAGCAAAAATCATACGCGCTACAAACGTCGGTTTTTAAAACGGCAATGGGAAACCACCAAGAAGGAAACAGAACCAGGCGAAAGCGAAGAAAAGAAGGTATGTGACAAGCCATTTGAGAGGATCAAGAGGAAGAAAATGGCTGTACTGTTAGGTTATTGTGGTGTTAACTACTATGGTATGCAAAG AAATCCAGGTGTGCCAACCATTGAGGAGGATCTACTAAAGGCTCTATATGATGCAAAGTACATCACAGAGGAAGATTTCAATAATCAGCAAAATGCACAGTTCCAAAGAAGTTCTCGTACAGACAAAGGAGTTTCTGCGGCAAGACAGGTGGTTTCACTTAAGCTAC ctttagaagtgaatattgaAGAAATAAACAATAGATTACCTCAGTGTATAAAAGTGTTTGGAATCAAACGTGCCACAAATAAATTCAACTCCAAATCAAAGTGCAATGCAAGGACATATAGCTATACTCTACCCACGTATGTCTTTGAACCAAGTTTGACTACTGAGCAAGAGAGAAAGAGGTACCGGATTACAGCAGAGAAAATGACGAAAGTTAATGAGATTCTGGGAGTCTATAAAGGAACGAAAAGTTATCACAATTTCACTGAGAAAAA ACATTATCAAGATCCATCATCCTTAAGATATATGATGAGTTTTGCGTTAGAGAGAGTATTCATTGAGTCTGAAGTTGAATTTGCAGAGTTACTAGTAAAG ggTCAGAGCTTCATGTTACATCAGATAAGGAAGATGGTGGGTCTCATGATAGCCGTTGTTAGAGGACAGACAGACATGGGTATGATGGATAAGGCATTTGGCAAGGATAAAGTGATGATACCAACTGCACCTGGCCTAGGACTCATGCTTGATAag gtgCACTATGAAAGATATGATGCTAAATTCAAAGATAGCCATGAAAGTCTATCCTGGGACGCAGAGGAGGAAGCCGTAGAAAGATTTAAGAGAGAGCAAATTTTTCCAAACATTGTAAAAGGTGAAATAGAAGATAATTCAATGGGGTTGTGGCTTGAAAAGATAAAGGGGCATTCTTTCGAGCCTAGTGATGATATTCCAGAAGATAAGAATGTAGTaaatggtgatgatgatgatgatgattgtgaTGATATAGAGAGTGATGATCTTAAGAATAACAAAGTAGAACTTCCAGTTCCGAGTGAAACTATAAGCAAAACAGAAAATATTGACAACAGAGATGATGAAAGAACTGTTACTATTTCAAGTGAAGAGAAAATTGAAGAAACAGAAGATATTCGTAAAAATGATGCAAATAATATTGTTGATAATGAAATCAAATCCAGTGATAGTGTTGTTCGAtag